A genome region from Thermoanaerobacterium xylanolyticum LX-11 includes the following:
- the scfB gene encoding thioether cross-link-forming SCIFF peptide maturase, with product MHSIIHKFRQLGMNIVLDPVSGAIHVVDDLTYELLDLYLDNDFDMICDLLKDKYAESDIKEAYDEIESLRQKGLLYSEDVYKDIEVSRKDSVIKAICLNVAHDCNLRCSYCFASTGDFKGGRKLMPYEVGKKAIDFLIKNSGNRKIVEVDFFGGEPLLNFDVVKKLVDYGREEAKKYGKTIKYTITTNGVLLDEEKATYINENFSNVVLSLDGRKEINDAMRKRIDGSGSYDVIFPKIKNFVLKRGNKEHYVRGTFTAKNLDFSEDVLHLADMGIREISVEPVVEKEDTDYTLKQEHLEKILKEYDKLAEKYVERMEDDRPFSFYHFKISLDNGPCIKKRLQGCGAGFEYAAVTPDGEIYPCHQFVGNDSFKLGSVYTGIENKELQEEFMESDIYKREECSKCWARFYCSGGCFANNYNINEDINKPYELSCEMQKKRFECAIAIKAYEMLKENNIYEK from the coding sequence ATTTATATTTAGATAATGACTTTGATATGATATGTGATTTATTAAAAGATAAATACGCTGAATCGGATATTAAAGAAGCGTACGATGAAATAGAGTCTCTCCGTCAAAAAGGTCTTCTTTATTCTGAAGATGTGTACAAGGATATAGAAGTAAGCAGAAAAGATTCTGTGATAAAAGCTATTTGCCTTAATGTGGCACATGATTGCAATTTAAGATGTAGTTACTGTTTTGCGTCAACTGGCGATTTTAAAGGTGGCAGGAAGTTGATGCCGTATGAAGTAGGCAAAAAAGCTATAGATTTTTTAATCAAAAATTCAGGAAACAGGAAGATCGTAGAAGTGGATTTTTTTGGAGGAGAACCGCTTTTAAACTTTGATGTTGTAAAAAAATTGGTTGATTATGGAAGAGAAGAAGCAAAAAAATATGGAAAGACTATTAAATACACTATAACTACGAATGGTGTATTACTAGATGAAGAGAAAGCCACATACATAAATGAGAATTTTTCTAATGTAGTGTTGAGTCTTGATGGCAGAAAAGAGATAAATGATGCTATGAGAAAAAGGATTGATGGCAGTGGTTCTTACGATGTGATTTTCCCCAAAATTAAAAACTTTGTTTTAAAAAGAGGCAATAAGGAACATTACGTTAGAGGAACCTTTACAGCTAAAAATCTTGATTTTTCCGAAGATGTACTGCATTTGGCCGATATGGGAATAAGGGAAATCTCAGTAGAACCTGTAGTGGAAAAAGAAGATACAGATTACACATTAAAGCAAGAACATTTAGAAAAGATTTTAAAAGAATATGACAAGCTTGCCGAAAAGTATGTAGAGAGAATGGAGGATGACAGACCTTTTTCATTCTATCATTTTAAAATAAGTTTGGATAACGGCCCTTGCATCAAAAAAAGGCTTCAGGGTTGTGGTGCCGGGTTTGAATATGCGGCTGTAACTCCTGATGGTGAAATATACCCATGTCATCAATTTGTAGGAAATGATTCTTTCAAATTAGGTAGTGTTTACACAGGAATTGAAAATAAAGAGCTACAAGAGGAATTCATGGAAAGCGATATATATAAGAGAGAAGAGTGTAGCAAATGTTGGGCGAGATTTTACTGCAGCGGTGGATGCTTTGCCAACAATTATAATATTAACGAGGACATAAATAAACCATATGAACTGTCTTGTGAGATGCAGAAAAAGAGATTTGAGTGTGCTATAGCAATTAAAGCTTATGAAATGTTAAAAGAAAATAATATTTATGAAAAATAG